One window of Triticum dicoccoides isolate Atlit2015 ecotype Zavitan chromosome 5A, WEW_v2.0, whole genome shotgun sequence genomic DNA carries:
- the LOC119299274 gene encoding LOW QUALITY PROTEIN: uncharacterized protein LOC119299274 (The sequence of the model RefSeq protein was modified relative to this genomic sequence to represent the inferred CDS: deleted 1 base in 1 codon; substituted 1 base at 1 genomic stop codon), with translation MLVADPSRQPRLYLQRTRFSRLHLPQWLRLLAQQPWRAHPPMAPXPAARYQFRLFCCTANEYSYHHVDHDGNPLLHGRHRVLHSGEVSFAGSATWPEQVHLTFADRADEMRVMFMCAYAEKRAMRYGLEKEEEKGWTKVGTEVRTYEQKHMCDAPANDSVGWRDPGFVFDGLMNGLEPGRSNLVFQRQQIVLPVPCPAEESAVIPSGALFSMLSGDLLELDDEQWFGGMVAGSYYESLAQGMLIEPPDAGAWREDREHSGMAETQTLCGVNRSAK, from the exons ATGCTTGTGGCCGATCCCTCCCGGCAACCCAGGCTCTACCTCCAGCGAACGCGATTTTCTCGGCTACATCTTCCTCAATGGCTCCGCCTCCTGGCGCAACAGCCGTGGAGAGCTCACCCTCCCATGGCTCCCTAACCTGCG GCGCGCTACCAGTTCCGCCTCTTTTGCTGTACTGCCAATGAGTACTCCTACCACCACGTCGACCACGACGGTAACCCGCTCCTCCATGGCCGCCATCGTGTCCTCCACTCTGGCGAGGTCTCTTTCGCGGGCTCGGCCACGTGGCCCGAGCAGGTGCACCTCACGTTCGCCGATAGGGCCGACGAGATGCGGGTGATGTTCATGTGCGCGTACGCCGAAAAGAGGGCCATGAGGTATGGGcttgagaaggaggaggagaagggctGGACGAAGGTGGGCACGGAGGTGAGGACGTACGAGCAGAAGCACATGTGCGACGCGCCGGCGAACGACAGCGTAGGGTGGAGGGATCCGGGCTTCGTCTTTGATGGCCTCATGAATGGGTTGGAGCCTGGAAGGAG CAATTTAGTGTTCCAGCGGCAGCAGATTGTTCTTCCAGTACCTTGCCCAGCAGAGGAGTCGGCCGTTATCCCGAGCGGCGCGTTGTTCTCCATGTTGTCAGGTGACTTGCTGGAGCTCGACGACGAGCAGTGGTTTGGCGGCATGGTTGCCGGGTCATACTATGAGAGCTTGGCGCAGGGGATGCTCATCGAGCCGCCGGATGCTGGAGCGTGGCGAGAGGATAGGGAGCACAGCGGCATGGCGGAGACGCAGACGCTGTGTGGAGTTAATCGTTCAGCTAAGTAG